A DNA window from Pseudomonadota bacterium contains the following coding sequences:
- a CDS encoding ABC transporter permease: protein MVTMALLAPAVIFLSAAFLVPLGLLLKLSLSAPDGPFSTYWEILGSWLYLRVFRGTLVLAATVTAIAVLLGYPTAYMLARLKGLALTLAVYGVLFPLWISVLIRTFAWILLLEKNGPLNRTLVDVGLIAQPVTLLFNNTGVLIGMVHVLLPYAILPIYAGMLRVDQRLLQASDGLGASPFLTFARVYLPLTMPGIGTAATFVFLLSLGFFVTPALLGGPNNMTVAMLIENLVNERLAWPLAGAASILLLVAILALLACATRFVKLDAALEAR, encoded by the coding sequence CTGGTCACGATGGCGCTGCTGGCGCCGGCCGTCATCTTTCTCTCCGCCGCATTCTTGGTGCCGCTGGGCTTGCTCTTGAAGCTGAGTCTGTCCGCGCCCGACGGCCCGTTCTCCACATATTGGGAGATCTTGGGCTCGTGGCTGTATCTCCGGGTCTTCCGCGGCACTTTGGTGTTGGCAGCGACGGTGACGGCGATCGCCGTTCTCTTAGGCTATCCCACCGCCTACATGCTGGCGCGGCTCAAGGGATTGGCGCTGACCCTAGCCGTCTACGGCGTGCTATTCCCGCTCTGGATCAGCGTCTTGATTCGAACCTTCGCCTGGATCCTGCTCCTGGAGAAGAACGGACCGTTGAACCGCACCCTCGTGGATGTGGGCCTCATTGCTCAGCCGGTCACGCTGCTCTTCAACAATACCGGCGTGCTCATCGGCATGGTCCATGTGCTGCTGCCCTACGCAATTCTGCCGATCTATGCCGGCATGCTCAGGGTCGACCAGCGATTGCTGCAGGCGAGCGACGGGCTCGGCGCCTCGCCCTTTCTCACCTTCGCCAGAGTCTACCTGCCTCTGACCATGCCCGGCATCGGCACCGCGGCGACCTTCGTCTTCCTCCTGTCGCTCGGCTTCTTCGTCACGCCGGCGCTCCTGGGCGGGCCCAACAACATGACCGTGGCCATGCTGATCGAGAACCTGGTGAACGAACGCCTGGCCTGGCCGCTGGCGGGCGCCGCCTCGATCCTGCTGCTGGTGGCGATCCTGGCGCTGCTCGCCTGCGCCACCAGGTTCGTCAAGCTCGATGCCGCCCTGGAGGCGCGCTGA